DNA sequence from the Leptospira perdikensis genome:
GTTCCGTTGTATCTGTATTGATCCCACGAAATACAAAATCCTTTTCGGAAACAGAGGCTTTCCACTGGTTAATGGTAGGAACGGCTTTTGCACAAGGTTCACACCATGTAGCCCAAAAATCGAGGACAACCACCTTTCCCTTAAAATCTTCCAATATTTCTTTTCCACCAGTTAGGTTCGGGAGAGGTTCCGAATAAAAATCACTGACAGTCCCTTGCGGTTTACAAAAAAAGAGAGATAGGATACAGATCAGATAAAATCTGGATGTATGGCTGAAAAAAGCCTTGGTCATCATATTTGAATTCATTGATTTATAATTACTTCTCCAATTTAGACGAATGGAATGCTTATGTAAAGGGAAACTGGAGCGGAAAAGGAATTTCTATGATTCCTTCCACAGTCCAACCCTATGAAACGGGAGACGAAACAACTGTTATATGGAAGGCGCACCAAAAAGAAATCAAGTCCCATTTCAAACGGGGAAAATCGGATTTTTCTTTGGTTTGGATTCTGGAAGGGCCAGTGCTTTGTGACAGAATCAAACTCGTTGCCCAAAGTGCAGATTGGGAGTGTGAAATCCAAGCCATGACAAACGATCGTTTTCACCTACATGTCCTTCCCAAGTCGGACAAATCCAAAATTCTATATTCTGGGGTTGTTACGAAAAAAAAGGGGCTATTCTCCTTCCTCTAATACTTTTCGAAATACATCCTCAGTAATTTTTGCTGCGTTTTCCCAAGTAAAATTTTC
Encoded proteins:
- a CDS encoding TlpA family protein disulfide reductase, producing MMTKAFFSHTSRFYLICILSLFFCKPQGTVSDFYSEPLPNLTGGKEILEDFKGKVVVLDFWATWCEPCAKAVPTINQWKASVSEKDFVFRGINTDTTEPMEKIKKDMERLKMNYPTLLDKDWKMTDFYQVEGIPCLLVFDRSGKIVYRQYGLSEAELSGLIIRSHVWAASDLP